A region of the Stieleria neptunia genome:
AGATTGGCCTTCGTGCTCGCTCGACTGTGCCACTTCAGGAAATCGTGACCGCCGAGTTCGATGATGACGGCTTGTGGGTGGTGCACCATCGATCGCTCTAAGATTCCGATGGCCGGGCCCGTCGCGATCCCGGACACTCCTAAATTGATCACCGGGACGCGGAGCCGTTGTTCGAGCTGGCCGGGATAGCCGCGATCGGGAATCATCCCCTGAGTCAAACTGTCACCGATGCAGACGATGGGGCGATCGGGATGGAAGCGGACGTCATGATCACAGGTCGCACTGCGTCGGTATTCCACCCACATCCATCCCCACATCAACACCAGCAACGCGACGGTAGTGGTCTGGAACCATCCGCCCGCAGGCGTCGGCTGGGACCGCATCCGGAGTCGCCAAATGCCGAGCATCACCATCGTGAGTGCCAACAAGACCATCGCGGGGGTTCGCGGGACGAGACGAACGGCAAGAATCAGCGTGCAGGC
Encoded here:
- a CDS encoding GDSL-type esterase/lipase family protein, with the protein product MIACWILWHVIAIYRGSPGAWPLFACTLILAVRLVPRTPAMVLLALTMVMLGIWRLRMRSQPTPAGGWFQTTTVALLVLMWGWMWVEYRRSATCDHDVRFHPDRPIVCIGDSLTQGMIPDRGYPGQLEQRLRVPVINLGVSGIATGPAIGILERSMVHHPQAVIIELGGHDFLKWHSRASTKANLTKMIQLCRANDCEPVLMEIPRGFMIDPYASLERELAYEFDLQLIDDRWLRQVVLMSPAAPPGMWLKDAQLSDDGIHSNPRGSGAIAEFVTDALVDLYGDQVLK